ATGCGTCGCCTCAAAACTGGGATCAGTCAAAGCGATTACTGTTCCTAGGTTCCGGGATTTGGGTACTGTTGGTGATTATTGTGGGTGTACTAAACTATCTGGTGGTATAAGGCTAATGGTCTGAAGTTGTTGTGTGTTCATTGCTAGGCATTAATGGCTGTTTTTGAAGGACGGTTTACTAAGCCCGAATCATTGCGATTGGCAATCGTGATTGGT
This portion of the Cyanobacteriota bacterium genome encodes:
- the psbZ gene encoding photosystem II reaction center protein PsbZ, with amino-acid sequence MSIVFQLFLFALVALSFVMVIGVPVAYASPQNWDQSKRLLFLGSGIWVLLVIIVGVLNYLVV